A DNA window from Gigantopelta aegis isolate Gae_Host chromosome 4, Gae_host_genome, whole genome shotgun sequence contains the following coding sequences:
- the LOC121371080 gene encoding uncharacterized protein LOC121371080: MASQLVLAINKFRYKDGRGDPKGFTNFLDNAGLPRGLIPRYRGNRLHIMFLICGRLFQHKDFFLKFFDEGTVSCGSLQGAIFHDFQSPVARVEIHVLGLIGKLLSSPWMSMFYKSDSTQVSYIDGISIVRKVSSVVKTFSEKPQDTVSTKIDFFGNELSADDETLFALQQTSIDEPMFASMMTACLLKVVEVLERQYQRYFDIDVTDELRKETESARCHNIDAEEVMGMFGAAKEHAPNATMCYLSSRIRAQKNKVVNYLDNLEMEKIYNLVKLAISLGRKQRQNNRERCNQIKGEISSRLAVKLQKKKTYQRNKLEKTLKNNDLDISLEFPRVR; this comes from the coding sequence ATGGCAAGCCAGCTCGTACTTGCTATCAACAAATTCCGATACAAGGATGGTCGAGGTGATCCAAAAGGGTTCACTAATTTCTTGGACAATGCTGGCCTTCCCAGGGGCCTTATTCCACGTTATAGGGGGAATCGTCTCCATATCATGTTCTTGATTTGCGGTAGATTGTTCCAGCATAAGGACTTCTTCTTGAAGTTTTTTGATGAGGGAACTGTGTCCTGTGGTTCTCTGCAAGGAGCAATATTCCATGACTTTCAGTCACCTGTAGCAAGAGTGGAGATCCATGTTTTAGGACTTATAGGTAAGTTACTCTCCAGCCCATGGATGTCAATGTTCTACAAGTCGGACTCCACTCAAGTCAGTTACATCGATGGGATCAGCATCGTTAGAAAAGTGTCgagtgttgtaaaaacattcaGTGAGAAGCCACAGGACACCGTTTCCACAAAGATTGACTTCTTTGGAAATGAACTATCTGCCGATGACGAAACACTCTTCGCCCTGCAACAAACGTCCATAGATGAGCCCATGTTTGCCTCCATGATGACAGCATGCCTTTTGAAAGTGGTGGAAGTTCTGGAGAGGCAGTACCAACGATACTTTGACATCGATGTTACTGATGAACTCAGGAAGGAGACAGAGTCAGCACGCTGCCATAATATTGATGCAGAAGAAGTCATGGGAATGTTTGGTGCTGCTAAGGAACATGCACCAAATGCTACCATGTGCTACCTCTCCTCCAGAATCCGGGCACAAAAAAACAAAGTCGTCAACTACCTTGACAACCTagaaatggaaaaaatatataatttagtaaAACTGGCAATTTCATTGGGGAGGAAACAACGGCAAAACAATCGTGAACGGTGTAACCAGATTAAAGGGGAGATTTCGAGTAGGTTAGcagtaaaattacaaaaaaagaaaacttaccaaagaaacaaacttgaaaaaaccctgaaaaacAATGATTTGGACATTTCTTTAGAATTTCCCCGAGTTAGATGA